One Pongo pygmaeus isolate AG05252 chromosome 10, NHGRI_mPonPyg2-v2.0_pri, whole genome shotgun sequence genomic window carries:
- the ITGB7 gene encoding integrin beta-7, whose protein sequence is MVTLPVVLVLLLVLSRGESELDAKIPSTGDATERRNPHLSLLGSCQPASSCQKCILSHPSCAWCKQLNFTALGEAEARRCARREELLARGCPLEELEEPRGQQEVLQDQPLSQGARGEGATQLAPQRVRVTLRPGEPQQLQVRFLRAEGYPVDLYYLMDLSYSMKDDLERVRQLGHALLVRLQEVTHSVRIGFGSFVDKTVLPFVSTVPSKLRHPCPTRLERCQSPFSFHHVLSLTGDAQAFEREVGRQSVSGNLDSPEGGFDAILQAALCQEQIGWRNVSRLLVFTSDDTFHTAGDGKLGGIFMPSDGHCHLDSNGLYSRSTEFDYPSVGQVAQALSAANIQPIFAVTSAALPVYQELSKLIPKSAVGELSEDSSNVVQLIMDAYNSLSSTVTLEHSSLPPGVHISYESQCEGPEKREGKAEDRGQCNHVRINQTVTFWVSLQATHCLPEPHLLRLRALGFSEELIVELHTLCDCNCSDTQSQAPHCSDGQGHLQCGVCSCAPGRLGRLCECSVAELSSPDLESGCRAPNGTGPLCSGKGHCQCGRCSCSGQSSGHLCECDDASCERHEGILCGGFGRCQCGVCHCHANRTGRACECSGDMDSCISPEGELCSGHGRCKCNRCQCSDGYYGALCDQCPGCKTPCERHRDCAECGAFGTGPLATNCSTACAHTNVTLALAPILDDGWCKERTLDNQLFFFLVEDDARGRVVLRVRPQEKGADHTQAIVLGCVGGIVAVGLGLVLAYRLSVEIYDRREYSRFEKEQQQLNWKQDSNPLYKSAITTTINPRFQEADSPTL, encoded by the exons ATGGTGACTTTGCCAGTGGTCCTTGTTTTGCTGCTGGTCCTGAGCAGAGGTGAGAGTGAATTGGATGCCAAGATCCCATCCACAGGGGATGCCACAGAACGGCGGAATCCTCACCTGTCCCTGCTGGGGTCCTGCCAGCCAGCCTCCTCCTGCCAGAAGTGCATCCTCTCACACCCCAGCTGCGCATGGTGCAAGCAACTG AACTTCACCGCGTTGGGGGAGGCGGAGGCGCGGCGCTGCGCCCGACGAGAGGAGCTGCTGGCTCGAGGCTGCCCgctggaggagctggaggagcCCCGCGGCCAGCAGGAGGTACTGCAGGACCAGCCGCTCAGCCAGGGCGCCCGCGGAGAGGGTGCCACCCAGCTGGCGCCGCAGCGGGTCCGGGTCACGCTGCGGCCTG GGGAGCCCCAGCAGCTCCAGGTCCGCTTCCTTCGTGCTGAGGGATACCCGGTGGACCTGTACTACCTTATGGACCTGAGCTACTCCATGAAGGACGACCTGGAACGCGTGCGCCAGCTCGGGCACGCTCTGCTGGTCCGGCTGCAGGAAGTCACCCATTCTGTGCGCATTG gtTTTGGTTCCTTTGTGGACAAAACGGTGCTGCCCTTTGTGAGCACAGTACCCTCCAAGCTGCGCCACCCCTGCCCCACCCGGCTGGAGCGCTGCCAGTCACCCTTCAGCTTTCACCATGTGCTGTCCCTAACGGGGGACGCGCAAGCCTTCGAGCGGGAGGTGGGGCGCCAGAGTGTGTCCGGCAATCTGGACTCCCCTGAAGGTGGCTTCGATGCCATTCTGCAGGCTGCACTCTGCCAG GAGCAGATTGGCTGGAGAAATGTGTCCCGGCTGCTGGTGTTCACTTCAGACGACACATTTCATACAGCTGGGGACGGGAAGTTGGGCGGCATTTTCATGCCCAGTGATGGGCACTGCCACTTGGACAGCAATGGCCTCTACAGTCGCAGCACAGAGTTT GACTACCCTTCTGTGGGTCAGGTAGCCCAGGCCCTCTCTGCAGCAAACATCCAGCCCATCTTTGCTGTCACCAGTGCCGCACTGCCTGTCTACCAG GAGCTCAGTAAGCTGATTCCTAAGTCTGCAGTTGGGGAGCTGAGTGAGGACTCCAGCAACGTGGTACAGCTCATCATGGATGCTTATAAT AGCCTGTCTTCCACCGTGACCCTTGAACACTCTTCACTCCCTCCTGGGGTCCACATTTCTTATGAATCCCAGTGTGAGGGTCCTGAGAAGAGGGAGGGTAAGGCTGAGGATCGAGGACAGTGCAACCACGTCCGAATCAACCAGACG GTGACTTTCTGGGTTTCTCTCCAAGCCACCCACTGCCTCCCAGAGCCCCATCTCCTGAGGCTCCGGGCCCTTGGCTTCTCAGAGGAGCTGATTGTGGAGTTGCACACACTGTGTGACTGTAATTGCAGTGACACCCAGTCCCAGGCTCCCCACTGCAGTGATGGCCAGGGACACCTACAATGTGGGGTATGCAG CTGTGCCCCTGGCCGCCTAGGTCGGCTCTGTGAGTGCTCTGTGGCTGAGCTGTCCTCCCCAGACCTGGAATCTGGGTGCCGGGCTCCCAATGGCACAGGGCCCCTGTGCAGTGGAAAGGGTCACTGTCAATGTGGACGCTGCAGCTGCAGTGGACAGAGTTCTGGGCATCTGTGCGAGTGTGACGATGCCAGCTGTGAGCGACATGAGGGCATCCTCTGTGGAG GCTTTGGTCGCTGCCAATGTGGAGTATGTCACTGTCATGCCAACCGCACGGGCAGAGCATGCGAATGCAGTGGGGACATGGACAGTTGCATCAGTCCCGAGGGAGAGCTCTGCAGTGGGCATGGACGCTGCAAATGCAACCGCTGCCAGTGCTCGGACGGTTACTATGGTGCTCTATGCGACCAATGCCCAGGCTGCAAGACACCATGTGAGAGACACCG GGACTGTGCAGAGTGTGGGGCCTTCGGGACTGGCCCACTGGCCACCAACTGCAGTACAGCTTGTGCCCATACCAATGTGACCCTGGCCTTGGCCCCTATCTTGGATGATGGCTGGTGCAAAGAGAGGACCCTGGACAACCAGCTGTTCTTCTTCTTGGTGGAGGATGATGCCAGAGGCAGGGTTGTGCTCAGAGTGAGACCCCAAGAAA AGGGAGCAGACCACACCCAGGCCATTGTGCTGGGTTGCGTAGGGGGCATCGTGgcagtggggctggggctggtccTGGCTTACCGGCTCTCGGTGGAAATCTATGACCGCCGGGAATACAGTCGCTTTGAGAAGGAGCAGCAACAACTCAACTGGAAGCAG GACAGTAATCCTCTCTACAAAAGTGCCATCACGACCACCATCAATCCTCGCTTTCAAGAGGCAGACAGTCCCACTCTCTGA